From a single Clostridium isatidis genomic region:
- the rpsT gene encoding 30S ribosomal protein S20, whose product MANIKSAKKRIKVTEKKTAQNRMIKSAVKTVIKKFEAAVATNNVEEAKALFPQVAKSLDMAAQKGVIHKNMVARKKSRLAAKLNAMA is encoded by the coding sequence ATGGCAAATATTAAATCAGCAAAAAAAAGAATTAAAGTTACTGAAAAGAAAACTGCTCAAAACAGAATGATTAAATCAGCTGTTAAAACAGTTATTAAGAAATTTGAAGCTGCAGTTGCTACAAATAATGTAGAAGAAGCTAAAGCTCTTTTCCCACAAGTTGCTAAGTCTTTAGACATGGCTGCTCAAAAAGGAGTAATTCATAAGAATATGGTAGCTAGAAAGAAATCTAGATTAGCTGCAAAATTAAACGCTATGGCGTAA
- the holA gene encoding DNA polymerase III subunit delta, with amino-acid sequence MIDFDALEEEIKKGKINNSYIFCGLDEELIKEGVNLVVNSVVDKSMKDLNYIRLDGLNINYDEILNACETMPFMGEKKAVVIYRAEFLKEKTDSSNSKLYKEIEKYLKDIPPYTILIMYYLFNDKRDTAKKNKKLVSLDKISKVVHFDRLKKDRYYKKVEEVFKKRGKEIKKIEARYFAEKVPNNFDIINREADKIIAYTEGKEITKKDIDKLVLKSSEDDIFDLIDLISLRKAERAIDLLDELLFKSDQHMLIITNIENHFKRLYEIKVLKNKGHNIGSIASKYKLPTFICEKLVNQSNKFSFNQLKEILDICLKTEISLKSSSNDKTMELELMLFNIFMVK; translated from the coding sequence TTGATAGATTTTGATGCTTTAGAAGAAGAAATTAAGAAAGGTAAAATAAATAACTCTTATATTTTTTGTGGCTTAGATGAAGAATTAATTAAAGAAGGAGTAAATTTAGTAGTTAATTCTGTTGTTGATAAATCAATGAAAGATTTAAATTATATTAGATTAGATGGTCTTAATATAAATTATGATGAAATTTTAAATGCCTGTGAAACAATGCCTTTTATGGGAGAAAAAAAAGCAGTTGTTATCTATAGAGCTGAATTTTTAAAAGAGAAAACAGATAGTTCTAATAGTAAATTATATAAGGAAATAGAAAAATACTTAAAGGATATCCCGCCTTACACTATATTAATTATGTATTATTTGTTCAATGATAAAAGGGATACAGCCAAAAAGAATAAAAAGTTAGTTTCTTTAGATAAAATTTCTAAGGTTGTTCATTTTGATAGATTAAAAAAAGACAGATATTATAAGAAGGTAGAAGAGGTTTTTAAAAAAAGAGGTAAAGAAATAAAGAAGATTGAAGCTAGATATTTCGCGGAAAAGGTACCAAATAATTTTGACATTATAAATAGGGAAGCAGATAAAATAATAGCTTATACAGAAGGTAAAGAAATAACTAAAAAGGATATAGATAAGTTAGTATTAAAATCTAGTGAAGATGATATTTTTGATTTAATAGATTTGATTTCGCTGAGAAAAGCGGAAAGAGCAATAGATTTGTTAGATGAATTATTATTTAAAAGTGATCAACATATGCTTATAATAACAAACATAGAAAATCATTTTAAAAGATTATATGAAATAAAAGTATTGAAAAATAAAGGTCATAATATTGGCAGCATTGCAAGTAAATATAAACTTCCTACATTTATTTGTGAAAAATTAGTAAATCAAAGTAATAAATTTTCATTTAATCAATTAAAAGAAATTTTAGATATTTGTTTAAAAACAGAAATTTCATTAAAATCTAGCAGTAATGATAAAACTATGGAGTTAGAATTAATGTTATTTAACATTTTTATGGTAAAATAA
- a CDS encoding ComEC/Rec2 family competence protein, whose amino-acid sequence MNYNYRINILVYIFLSFIFGSYSYVLYDESKWLAVIVASCFFILLIFYKGIKFSFLIMIFFFVPIINSYNYYNINFSKNEEIRIESLNSYGAIGKIKGRTVYLSGNIKEISSGDRIKVKGSFKKDIDREKGVLGSYKVDSYKHLKSDLISKVYNLREKIFYNIRSKLGYRRAAIITSISFGYTEYLDNSDEMDMKKLGILHALSVSGLHMAIVYSIIKKFLGEKAAAFLSVFYVIFTGAALATVRSYIMMLTTSFAMSFKRNYNPLAGLSLGGIIIILFKPYSIFNIGFQLSFLATLGIILFNKIINKKLYKFPKYIRESISICISSQIFTFPVVVYAFKEFSLGFLLGNLIVVPFMNIIVVIGNLLLLFLKVKLLFNYLIFISYYITRLIDLLIDLLNSLVPNIIYLNEYIAKFYFIILITTYFYKKNMRRIIVFPFFIALLYIFNLFYSPYPKIEYYHEGIISISYKTSKKLFYLHDNIKSEKIELITMAKEKYKYFNRVNIGKKYNLKKYNNNLLLECYDKKYLLKVSRDENVEAYDIIDFKNGSFSKIVLIKDKIMPVY is encoded by the coding sequence TTGAATTATAATTATAGAATAAATATTTTAGTGTATATTTTTTTATCATTTATATTTGGAAGTTATTCATATGTTTTATATGATGAAAGCAAATGGCTAGCAGTAATTGTTGCTAGCTGTTTTTTTATATTATTAATATTTTATAAAGGGATAAAATTTTCATTTTTAATTATGATTTTTTTCTTTGTACCAATAATAAATAGTTATAATTATTATAATATTAATTTTAGTAAGAATGAGGAGATAAGGATAGAGAGTCTAAATTCTTATGGAGCAATTGGAAAAATAAAAGGAAGAACTGTATATTTATCTGGAAATATAAAAGAAATTTCATCTGGTGATAGAATAAAGGTTAAGGGAAGCTTTAAAAAAGACATTGATAGAGAAAAGGGAGTATTAGGAAGTTATAAAGTAGATAGCTATAAGCATTTAAAAAGTGATTTGATTAGTAAAGTTTATAATTTAAGAGAAAAAATCTTTTATAATATAAGATCAAAATTGGGTTATAGAAGGGCAGCTATAATTACTTCAATATCTTTTGGATATACAGAGTACTTAGATAATAGTGATGAAATGGATATGAAAAAACTTGGAATATTACATGCCCTATCAGTTTCAGGACTACATATGGCAATAGTATATTCAATTATAAAGAAATTTTTGGGAGAAAAAGCTGCTGCGTTTTTATCAGTTTTCTATGTTATTTTTACTGGAGCAGCATTAGCTACTGTCAGATCTTATATAATGATGCTAACAACAAGTTTTGCAATGAGTTTTAAAAGGAACTATAATCCTTTAGCTGGTCTATCTTTAGGGGGAATAATAATCATATTATTTAAGCCCTATAGTATATTTAATATAGGTTTTCAATTAAGTTTTTTGGCTACCTTAGGAATAATATTATTTAACAAGATAATAAATAAGAAGCTTTATAAGTTTCCTAAATATATAAGAGAAAGTATATCCATTTGTATTTCATCTCAAATATTTACTTTTCCGGTAGTAGTATATGCTTTTAAGGAATTTTCATTAGGATTTTTATTAGGGAATTTAATAGTAGTTCCTTTTATGAATATTATAGTTGTTATAGGAAACTTACTACTTTTATTTTTAAAGGTGAAACTTCTATTTAATTATTTAATATTTATTTCTTATTATATAACTAGACTTATTGATCTTTTAATAGACTTATTGAATAGCTTAGTACCTAATATAATATATTTAAATGAATATATTGCTAAATTTTATTTTATAATTCTAATTACTACTTATTTTTATAAGAAAAATATGAGAAGAATAATTGTTTTTCCTTTTTTTATAGCATTATTGTATATTTTTAATCTTTTTTATTCACCTTATCCTAAAATTGAATATTATCATGAAGGTATAATTTCTATTAGCTATAAAACTTCTAAAAAATTATTTTATTTACATGATAATATAAAGTCAGAAAAAATAGAACTAATAACTATGGCAAAGGAAAAATATAAGTATTTTAATAGGGTTAATATAGGAAAAAAGTATAATCTTAAAAAATACAACAATAATCTGCTTTTAGAATGTTATGATAAAAAATATTTATTAAAAGTATCTAGAGATGAAAATGTAGAGGCGTATGATATAATAGATTTTAAGAATGGAAGCTTTAGCAAAATAGTTCTAATTAAGGATAAAATTATGCCAGTTTATTAA
- a CDS encoding cation-transporting P-type ATPase, with translation MKEYYSESWSKVVEILESNIYSGLNEEQVNERKTLFGDNLIDLPYTRSNLQILFDLFKGKNIYFHILFIIFFILSKFYILGIISLIILLFYFGLKLYNDFSNKKEIELLQRLNTSQVLVLRNGVERLIEAENLVKGDIVYFRKNSFIGADIRIIESRNLKVDERNITGDNLLKNKYSIKMHEKPNSIGEINNILFRGSVIKEGSGSGIVIETGNNTQLGKVLSRVKNFKRRKNVIIDKFDNVLFKAQICLVLLQIILIEIFPGGLVNKLPLVANSFFAMLSILIPLIIIYYEKYIKNKFMTNYGIELMNYSSFGLLKEIKILFLKKLGTITKNELYVDKIYTNDQIYLANDVDIGDINIRRILDISILCNNAKYNVDNDWAKGDIFDIAYLKYGVTKSIYKSNIEGKNKRIFEIPKDINKKMTTTINKNRNGYRANVRGELDTVLNACTSILLNGVEKEITSEDIMKIKLVDLNFSKEGLITEAFAYRSFNYEPSESENIESNLVFAGIIAMENPIIDTIPDEINELRQKGVLPIIFTDDNKMAAQVLGKKINLISSEEQVTLGKELELLEKEEFLKRVSKTRIYCQLTQEQQYNLVTLYEEDGYNFAIEGESLAEVSLINLSKIGIFKGKVSEILKKLGDIYTHNSSIQAFLNLLKESKYVFEAIDRGTAIYVITLLSEIIFFSFNQLLNKNYIIEYYFIIFLNMLLLTPIILVNMIYGKYKTNDNKIILRGILFSLLPLILVYLKIKNIEVLSYSLISLMLFIDTIINCSVIKKGDYKGLKLIIFFVLLFILTTGILIFVKQYTYELMDLIILAIILFIFLISEIIIRKW, from the coding sequence ATGAAAGAGTATTATAGTGAAAGCTGGTCTAAAGTAGTAGAAATATTAGAAAGTAATATTTACAGCGGGTTAAATGAAGAACAGGTTAATGAAAGAAAAACTCTATTTGGAGACAATTTAATTGATTTACCTTATACTAGAAGTAATTTGCAGATTCTTTTTGATTTATTTAAAGGAAAAAATATATATTTTCATATTTTATTTATAATTTTTTTTATATTAAGTAAGTTTTATATATTAGGAATTATTTCTTTAATAATATTATTATTTTATTTTGGATTAAAATTATATAATGATTTTTCTAACAAAAAAGAAATAGAACTTTTGCAAAGGTTAAATACTTCCCAAGTTTTAGTATTAAGAAATGGTGTAGAAAGGCTTATAGAAGCTGAGAACTTAGTAAAAGGTGATATTGTTTACTTTAGAAAAAATTCTTTTATTGGTGCTGATATTAGGATTATAGAAAGTAGAAATTTAAAAGTTGATGAAAGAAATATTACTGGTGACAATTTGTTAAAAAATAAATACTCAATAAAAATGCATGAAAAGCCTAACTCTATTGGAGAAATAAACAATATCCTTTTTAGAGGTTCGGTAATAAAAGAAGGATCAGGCAGTGGAATTGTAATAGAAACTGGTAATAATACTCAATTAGGAAAAGTTTTAAGTAGAGTAAAAAACTTTAAAAGAAGAAAAAATGTTATTATTGATAAATTTGATAATGTTTTATTTAAAGCTCAAATTTGTTTAGTACTATTACAAATTATACTAATCGAAATTTTTCCAGGAGGTTTAGTTAATAAATTACCTTTAGTGGCAAACTCATTTTTTGCTATGCTTTCTATATTAATACCTTTAATTATCATATACTACGAAAAATATATAAAAAATAAATTTATGACTAACTACGGAATAGAATTAATGAATTATTCTTCATTTGGATTGTTAAAGGAAATAAAAATACTATTTTTAAAAAAGCTTGGTACAATTACTAAAAATGAATTATATGTAGATAAAATATATACTAATGATCAAATTTATTTAGCTAATGATGTAGATATTGGAGATATAAATATTAGAAGAATTTTAGATATATCAATACTTTGTAATAATGCTAAATATAATGTTGATAATGATTGGGCTAAAGGAGATATATTTGACATAGCTTATTTAAAATATGGAGTTACTAAATCTATTTATAAAAGTAATATTGAAGGTAAAAATAAAAGAATCTTTGAAATACCAAAAGATATAAATAAAAAAATGACAACAACTATAAATAAAAATAGAAATGGCTATAGGGCAAATGTTAGAGGTGAGTTAGACACAGTATTAAATGCTTGTACAAGCATTTTATTAAATGGTGTGGAAAAGGAAATAACTTCAGAAGATATAATGAAAATAAAGTTAGTTGATCTTAATTTTTCAAAAGAAGGACTTATTACCGAGGCTTTTGCATATAGATCTTTTAATTATGAACCATCAGAGTCTGAAAATATTGAAAGTAACCTTGTCTTTGCTGGTATTATTGCTATGGAAAATCCTATAATAGATACTATACCTGATGAAATTAATGAACTTAGACAAAAAGGAGTACTACCAATTATATTTACTGATGATAATAAAATGGCAGCTCAGGTATTAGGTAAAAAAATAAATTTAATATCTTCTGAAGAACAAGTTACTTTAGGAAAGGAACTTGAATTGCTTGAAAAGGAAGAATTTTTAAAGAGGGTTTCTAAGACAAGAATATATTGTCAATTAACTCAGGAGCAGCAGTATAATCTTGTCACTTTGTATGAGGAAGATGGATATAACTTTGCAATAGAAGGAGAAAGCTTAGCAGAGGTTTCTTTAATTAATCTATCTAAAATTGGAATATTCAAAGGGAAAGTATCTGAAATATTAAAAAAACTAGGAGATATTTATACTCATAATAGCTCAATTCAGGCATTTTTAAACCTTTTAAAAGAAAGTAAATATGTTTTTGAAGCAATTGACAGGGGAACTGCAATATATGTAATTACTTTATTATCAGAGATAATCTTCTTTAGTTTTAATCAACTTTTAAACAAGAACTATATAATTGAATATTATTTTATAATATTTTTAAATATGTTATTATTGACACCTATAATATTAGTAAATATGATATATGGAAAATATAAAACAAATGATAATAAAATAATACTAAGAGGAATTTTGTTTTCATTATTACCTTTAATTTTAGTTTATTTAAAAATTAAAAATATTGAAGTTCTAAGTTATTCTTTAATATCTTTAATGTTATTTATTGATACAATTATAAATTGTTCTGTTATTAAAAAAGGAGATTATAAAGGATTAAAACTTATAATATTCTTTGTGTTACTTTTTATATTAACTACTGGAATATTAATTTTTGTAAAGCAATATACTTATGAGCTAATGGATTTAATAATATTAGCAATAATATTATTTATATTTTTAATATCTGAAATAATTATAAGAAAATGGTAA
- the spoVAE gene encoding stage V sporulation protein AE: protein MEYLSAFIVGGLICVIGQIILDTTKLTPANILVTFLLIGVVLGAFGLYDKLIDIGGAGASVPLPSFGNSLAKGVMKAVDEKGIAGILTGGIEGTASGITAAVFFGYLAAVFFNPKTKS from the coding sequence ATGGAGTATTTAAGTGCCTTTATAGTTGGTGGATTAATATGTGTTATAGGGCAAATTATCTTAGATACTACAAAACTAACTCCAGCTAATATATTAGTTACTTTTTTACTTATAGGAGTTGTATTAGGAGCTTTTGGATTATATGATAAACTAATAGATATAGGTGGTGCTGGCGCCTCAGTTCCTTTACCTAGCTTTGGAAATTCTTTAGCTAAAGGCGTTATGAAAGCAGTAGATGAAAAAGGAATTGCAGGCATATTAACAGGCGGTATAGAAGGGACTGCATCAGGAATAACTGCAGCAGTTTTTTTTGGTTATTTAGCAGCAGTATTTTTTAATCCAAAGACAAAATCTTGA
- the spoVAD gene encoding stage V sporulation protein AD, whose translation MNCDTKRIGNQTVKMKNPPKIITTYSMVGPKEGEGPLGKYFHEVVKDDTLGKESYEKAESELFYQTVIKAIESASLKEEDINYIFAGDLLNQLTSTCFAARDFNIPFFGLFGACSTMTESLSLAAMMIDGGFADYTIAATVSHFSSSERQFRFPLEYGSVRKPTSQWTVTGAGAMLLGKEGNFPEVTHITTGLVKDYGIKDSNNMGAAMAPAAVDTIVKHLEDTGRGEKYYDAIVTGDLGKVGKEITLQLLEKQGYNIRDIYYDCGDLIFDDEKQGTNSGGSGCGCSASVACSYFYGKLINKEIKKLLLISTGALMSPTSTQQGESIPGIAHAVSIEFNDNGGEK comes from the coding sequence ATGAATTGTGATACCAAAAGAATAGGAAATCAAACTGTAAAAATGAAAAATCCTCCTAAAATCATTACAACATATTCAATGGTAGGACCTAAGGAAGGAGAAGGACCTTTAGGTAAATATTTTCATGAAGTAGTAAAAGATGATACTTTAGGCAAAGAAAGTTATGAAAAAGCTGAAAGTGAATTGTTTTATCAAACAGTAATTAAGGCTATAGAAAGTGCTAGTTTAAAGGAAGAAGATATAAATTATATTTTTGCAGGAGATTTATTAAATCAATTAACATCTACTTGCTTTGCAGCAAGAGACTTTAATATACCTTTCTTTGGTTTATTTGGTGCATGTTCAACAATGACAGAATCTTTAAGTTTGGCAGCAATGATGATAGATGGAGGGTTTGCAGACTACACAATTGCAGCAACTGTATCTCATTTTAGTTCTTCAGAAAGGCAATTTAGATTTCCTTTAGAATATGGATCTGTAAGGAAGCCTACATCTCAATGGACTGTAACTGGAGCAGGAGCAATGCTCTTAGGAAAGGAAGGAAATTTCCCAGAGGTAACTCATATAACAACAGGCCTAGTAAAAGATTATGGAATAAAGGATTCAAATAATATGGGAGCAGCTATGGCACCAGCTGCAGTTGATACGATAGTTAAACATTTGGAGGATACAGGAAGAGGGGAAAAATATTATGATGCCATCGTAACTGGAGATTTAGGTAAAGTAGGTAAAGAAATAACCTTACAATTATTAGAAAAACAAGGTTATAACATAAGAGATATATATTATGATTGTGGAGATTTAATATTTGATGATGAAAAGCAAGGTACTAATTCAGGTGGTAGTGGATGTGGATGTTCAGCTAGTGTAGCTTGTTCATATTTTTATGGAAAATTAATAAATAAAGAAATTAAGAAGCTGCTCCTTATTTCTACAGGGGCATTGATGAGCCCAACTTCTACTCAGCAGGGAGAAAGCATTCCTGGAATTGCCCATGCAGTATCAATTGAGTTTAATGATAATGGAGGTGAAAAATAA
- the spoVAC gene encoding stage V sporulation protein AC, whose amino-acid sequence MSKKKKISENEIYQDFQTITKETEPKPKIIKNCINAFWVGGLICVIGQIIHMLLIKYGGFDEETTKMLVPAIMVFLGALLTGIGVYDKIATFAGAGTLVPITGFSNSVVSPAMEFKKEGFIFGVAAKMFIIAGPVLVYGIGSSVVVGIIYYLLQRF is encoded by the coding sequence ATGTCTAAAAAGAAAAAAATATCTGAAAATGAAATTTATCAAGATTTTCAAACCATTACTAAAGAAACAGAACCAAAGCCTAAAATAATCAAAAATTGTATTAATGCTTTTTGGGTAGGAGGGTTAATATGCGTAATTGGACAAATAATACATATGCTTCTTATTAAATATGGAGGTTTTGATGAAGAAACAACTAAAATGCTAGTTCCAGCAATTATGGTGTTCTTAGGGGCTCTATTAACCGGAATTGGAGTTTATGATAAAATTGCAACTTTTGCAGGTGCAGGAACCTTAGTTCCTATCACTGGTTTTTCGAATTCAGTTGTTTCACCTGCTATGGAATTTAAAAAGGAAGGATTTATATTTGGAGTTGCAGCAAAAATGTTTATTATAGCAGGTCCAGTATTAGTATATGGAATAGGAAGCTCAGTAGTAGTGGGCATAATATATTATTTATTACAAAGATTTTAA
- the sigF gene encoding RNA polymerase sporulation sigma factor SigF: MENGTIRKEAYNYDDNSKLIPLAKAGDQDAMNKVIEMNLPLVASISKKFLNRGYDYEDIFQIGSIGLVKAINNFEGRFNVKFSTYAVPMIVGEIKRFIRDDGIIKVSRNVKTLARKLHFDKEKLTKKLNREPTIEELSKFSGVDKDEILFALDSVNSLQYLYDTIHQDDGAPVLLIDKLSEKGEDDSEMINRIALKEALRSLDEKSRQIIMLRYFKDKTQVQVAKMLGISQVQVSRIEKKVLGIMKQKLEE; this comes from the coding sequence ATGGAAAATGGAACTATAAGGAAAGAGGCGTACAATTATGATGATAATTCAAAGTTGATACCCTTAGCTAAAGCAGGCGATCAAGATGCAATGAATAAAGTAATAGAAATGAATCTTCCTTTAGTGGCATCTATAAGTAAAAAGTTTCTTAATAGAGGATATGATTATGAAGATATATTTCAAATAGGTTCTATAGGATTAGTAAAGGCTATAAATAACTTCGAAGGAAGATTTAACGTAAAATTTTCAACTTATGCCGTACCAATGATAGTTGGTGAAATAAAAAGATTTATTAGAGATGATGGAATAATTAAAGTAAGCAGAAATGTTAAGACTTTAGCTAGAAAGCTTCATTTTGACAAAGAAAAATTAACTAAAAAATTAAATAGGGAACCAACAATTGAAGAATTATCAAAATTTTCAGGAGTAGATAAAGATGAGATATTATTTGCCTTAGATTCTGTTAACAGCCTGCAGTATTTATATGATACTATTCATCAAGATGATGGAGCACCAGTCCTTCTAATTGATAAGCTAAGTGAAAAGGGTGAAGATGATAGTGAAATGATTAATAGAATTGCTTTAAAAGAAGCATTACGGAGTCTAGATGAGAAGTCAAGACAAATAATAATGCTAAGATATTTCAAAGATAAAACTCAGGTTCAAGTAGCTAAGATGTTAGGTATAAGTCAGGTACAGGTTTCAAGAATTGAAAAGAAGGTTCTTGGAATTATGAAACAAAAACTAGAAGAATAA
- the spoIIAB gene encoding anti-sigma F factor has translation MVDNRVCIELMSKSQNEGFARVAIAAFVSQLDPTIEELSDVKTAVSEAVTNSIIHGYENRKEDIIRIEATISGNEVTIIVEDFGVGIKDVKKAMEPLYTSKPELERSGMGFTVMETFMDSLEVESKEGKGTKVVMKKKFNSVS, from the coding sequence ATGGTAGATAATAGAGTTTGTATAGAATTAATGAGCAAATCCCAAAATGAAGGATTTGCAAGGGTTGCAATTGCAGCATTTGTATCCCAATTAGACCCTACAATTGAGGAATTATCGGATGTGAAGACAGCAGTATCTGAAGCAGTAACAAATTCTATAATTCATGGTTATGAAAATAGAAAAGAGGACATAATTAGAATAGAAGCTACTATAAGCGGGAATGAAGTAACTATAATAGTAGAAGATTTTGGAGTGGGAATAAAGGACGTAAAGAAGGCTATGGAACCACTTTATACATCTAAGCCAGAATTAGAGAGGTCTGGTATGGGGTTTACTGTTATGGAAACATTTATGGATAGCTTAGAAGTAGAAAGTAAAGAAGGTAAAGGTACTAAAGTTGTAATGAAGAAGAAATTCAACTCAGTAAGTTAG
- the spoIIAA gene encoding anti-sigma F factor antagonist produces the protein MYLKFDKYEDKLIVTLMGELDHHSAEEVRVKIDDRIDRDNIKKVILNFKGVTFMDSSGIGVVIGRYKKMQNRNGKICVTEINKSVGKVFELSGMYKIINMHKSLDEAIKSI, from the coding sequence ATGTATCTTAAGTTTGATAAATATGAAGACAAATTAATTGTTACGTTAATGGGGGAGCTTGATCATCATAGTGCTGAAGAGGTACGTGTAAAGATAGATGATAGAATTGATAGGGATAATATAAAAAAAGTTATACTAAATTTTAAAGGGGTAACTTTTATGGATAGCTCTGGAATAGGTGTAGTAATAGGAAGATATAAGAAAATGCAGAATAGAAATGGTAAGATCTGTGTTACAGAAATAAATAAAAGTGTTGGAAAAGTTTTTGAATTATCAGGTATGTATAAAATAATTAATATGCATAAAAGTTTAGATGAAGCGATTAAGAGTATATAA